From the genome of Leptolyngbya sp. FACHB-261, one region includes:
- a CDS encoding glycosyltransferase, with protein sequence MNRRLPPVYFYIPKSDWPNNFPENANVYWRGFSWGVFCWTLQTYLRLRELDFPCELVGMMPSEGIVLAHRDSLPYQLRPRPKLLLVCLKADREAHPFAQLHLVQNPKEASNSRFSNSRHYMPHWPQPGLIPRDSGRSERFENIAYLGHEANLAPELQTPAWREQLTALGLHWSIVEREHWHDYSQVDAVVAVRRLGHQGDSQHWKPPSKLLNAWHAGVPAILGYESAFQAERKSELDYLEVGSVDDILAALQRLRNQPDLRRAMIDNGRCRAEETQAARLATQWQRFITEVAVPTYNRWSTASHWSQQSFLKRRILTTKVSGMQHRIQSLVLPKRA encoded by the coding sequence ATGAATAGGCGACTGCCGCCAGTGTACTTTTATATTCCTAAAAGTGACTGGCCTAATAATTTCCCGGAAAACGCCAATGTCTATTGGCGAGGCTTTAGCTGGGGCGTCTTTTGCTGGACACTACAGACCTATTTACGCCTTAGAGAGTTAGATTTCCCCTGTGAGTTAGTCGGCATGATGCCCAGTGAGGGCATTGTCCTAGCCCATCGAGACTCACTCCCCTACCAGCTAAGGCCGAGGCCAAAGCTTCTACTTGTTTGCCTTAAAGCAGACCGGGAAGCGCATCCCTTCGCTCAGTTGCATCTAGTTCAAAACCCGAAGGAAGCTTCAAATTCACGTTTCTCTAACAGTCGGCATTACATGCCCCATTGGCCCCAGCCCGGCTTAATTCCACGGGATTCAGGCCGATCCGAGCGGTTCGAGAACATTGCTTACTTAGGACACGAAGCTAACTTGGCCCCGGAGCTACAAACACCAGCCTGGCGAGAGCAACTAACAGCGCTGGGCTTGCATTGGTCAATTGTGGAGCGCGAGCACTGGCACGATTACAGCCAGGTTGATGCAGTCGTAGCAGTTCGCCGTCTGGGCCATCAGGGAGACTCGCAACATTGGAAGCCACCCTCGAAGCTGCTTAACGCTTGGCATGCTGGAGTACCTGCAATTCTAGGCTATGAATCTGCCTTTCAGGCTGAGCGCAAAAGCGAGCTTGACTACCTAGAGGTTGGGTCAGTGGATGACATTTTGGCCGCCCTTCAACGGCTGCGCAACCAACCGGACTTGCGCCGCGCCATGATTGACAATGGTCGGTGCCGCGCTGAGGAAACTCAGGCGGCAAGGCTGGCGACGCAATGGCAGAGATTTATCACTGAGGTTGCAGTCCCAACTTATAACCGCTGGTCTACAGCCTCTCATTGGTCACAGCAATCCTTCCTTAAGCGCCGAATTTTGACCACTAAAGTGAGTGGTATGCAACACCGGATACAATCATTAGTCTTACCGAAGAGAGCCTAA
- a CDS encoding two-component system response regulator: MADCDRLMSYVAYYVSRGKTVISLMDGPLPFTGPVYQYRGYHSYFSHFWWELKQRRDFHDLHMESDNYSFGDFLGNDCTVGECSRCDLPIPIPDGLAYTVPNCTLCDNGPLLAEQGDSSIQVEGITFRKRYKHPATASSTPVAQAQLAGLQPTFSESDLGSEFLESEDSFDLTFDLTQVVAVGTPPTDRMSLEEVLSLNGFDVTFVSKPEEVTCQSWPRTVDLVLIHAEVSEKEGKTWAQELHRHPQIQNAPVVALSAEAGGGLPWVERTLGVVDYVVAPLNGDRLAHRLRQVLQAQHIAQGAEIHWFPR, translated from the coding sequence ATGGCTGATTGTGACCGCTTGATGAGCTATGTCGCCTACTACGTGAGCCGAGGCAAGACGGTCATCAGTCTGATGGATGGGCCGCTGCCTTTCACAGGCCCTGTGTACCAATATCGGGGCTATCACAGCTATTTTTCTCATTTCTGGTGGGAGCTCAAGCAGCGTCGTGACTTTCACGATCTGCACATGGAAAGTGACAACTATTCCTTCGGCGATTTTCTGGGCAATGATTGCACGGTAGGCGAGTGTTCTCGCTGCGATTTGCCGATTCCCATACCCGATGGCTTGGCTTATACAGTTCCTAATTGCACACTCTGCGACAACGGTCCGTTGCTAGCTGAGCAGGGTGATAGCAGCATCCAGGTTGAGGGCATCACCTTCCGCAAGCGGTACAAACACCCCGCCACTGCTTCCTCTACCCCTGTGGCACAGGCTCAGCTTGCTGGGCTACAACCCACTTTTTCAGAGTCAGATCTGGGGTCAGAGTTTCTGGAGTCAGAAGATAGCTTTGATTTAACCTTCGATTTAACCCAAGTCGTTGCTGTTGGTACCCCTCCCACAGACCGCATGAGCTTAGAAGAAGTGCTATCGCTCAACGGTTTTGATGTCACCTTTGTTTCCAAGCCAGAAGAGGTCACTTGCCAATCCTGGCCACGCACCGTGGATCTGGTGCTCATTCACGCTGAGGTGTCTGAGAAGGAAGGCAAGACTTGGGCGCAAGAACTGCACCGCCATCCCCAAATTCAGAATGCGCCAGTCGTCGCGCTGAGTGCTGAGGCCGGAGGGGGGCTTCCCTGGGTCGAGCGCACCTTAGGCGTTGTCGATTATGTCGTGGCGCCTCTCAACGGTGACCGCTTAGCCCACCGCTTGCGCCAAGTTCTGCAGGCTCAACACATTGCTCAGGGAGCCGAGATCCACTGGTTCCCTCGCTAA
- a CDS encoding zinc-dependent dehydrogenase yields MSTMKAQVFRGVNQLSYEDVPVPEIGPDEVLVQVRVVGLCQSDIKKLCYPLYEPPRIFGHETAGTIAAVGHEVQGWQLSDRVVVLHHIPCMHCSYCFNENFSMCEVYKNVTTTAGFTPSGGGFAEYVKVPGHIVRHGGLIRIPDTVSFEQASFVEPTNCCLKAVKKAAIEPGQTVLITGAGPIGLMFIMLVARFGTRAIVTDLLPNRIEKALAVGATAALDARDPELASKVKELTGGLGVDTSLLAVPSEKAFFQALDCTRKGGKILFFAEFPDEVEIPLNPNVIYRREIDLMGSYSSSYKLQPLAADLVFSRQIDVDALISDTYPLKQLTQAVEKALQPGPDTYKILLYP; encoded by the coding sequence ATGTCAACCATGAAAGCTCAGGTGTTCAGAGGGGTCAATCAGTTAAGTTACGAGGACGTTCCTGTACCAGAGATCGGTCCTGATGAGGTCTTAGTTCAGGTGCGAGTGGTGGGCTTATGCCAGAGCGACATTAAAAAACTGTGCTACCCGCTCTACGAACCGCCGCGTATCTTTGGCCATGAAACCGCAGGCACGATCGCAGCAGTGGGCCATGAGGTACAAGGTTGGCAGTTGAGTGACCGTGTGGTGGTGCTGCATCACATCCCCTGCATGCATTGCTCCTATTGCTTCAACGAGAATTTCTCGATGTGTGAGGTGTACAAAAATGTCACGACCACTGCCGGCTTCACACCCAGTGGCGGCGGTTTTGCCGAGTATGTGAAGGTGCCCGGTCACATTGTTCGCCACGGTGGCCTCATTCGGATTCCGGATACTGTCAGCTTTGAGCAGGCCAGCTTTGTAGAGCCAACTAATTGCTGTTTGAAAGCGGTCAAAAAAGCAGCCATTGAACCTGGGCAAACCGTGCTGATCACCGGTGCCGGCCCCATCGGCTTGATGTTTATCATGCTGGTGGCCCGCTTTGGGACTCGGGCAATCGTCACAGATTTATTGCCCAATCGTATTGAGAAAGCCCTAGCTGTGGGTGCGACAGCGGCCTTGGATGCTCGGGATCCGGAGTTAGCTAGCAAAGTTAAGGAGTTAACGGGTGGCTTGGGCGTCGACACCAGCTTGTTAGCTGTCCCTAGTGAAAAGGCATTCTTTCAAGCATTGGACTGCACCCGCAAAGGCGGCAAGATTTTGTTCTTTGCAGAATTTCCAGACGAGGTCGAGATCCCTCTGAATCCCAATGTGATCTATCGGCGTGAGATCGACTTGATGGGCAGCTACAGCTCATCCTATAAACTGCAACCCTTAGCTGCCGATCTGGTGTTCAGTCGTCAGATCGATGTAGACGCCCTCATTAGCGATACTTACCCGTTAAAGCAGTTGACGCAAGCAGTTGAAAAAGCACTGCAACCTGGTCCTGATACTTACAAAATTCTGCTGTATCCGTAG
- a CDS encoding esterase family protein: protein MSREYHKWFSSNLDRDMELLVFGHSGARVLVFPTRAGRFFDYENWGLVRSLQQHLDNGWLQLFCVDSMDAESFYCFWSPPQDRIKRHLQYEQYILEEVLPFTEKKNSSPFLISHGCSLGAYHAVNLAFRHPQLFSKVVAFSGRYDLTISVGSFRSLLDGHYDDAVYYNTPSHFVPNITDPDLLALLRRMEITLIIGEEDAFFENNRQFSDVLRTKDIEHQFYVWRGEAHRARYWRQMVLHYL from the coding sequence ATGAGCAGGGAATACCACAAGTGGTTCAGTTCCAATCTAGATCGGGACATGGAGCTATTGGTCTTTGGCCATAGTGGCGCCAGAGTTTTGGTGTTTCCAACGCGGGCAGGCCGTTTTTTTGACTACGAAAACTGGGGCCTGGTACGTTCACTGCAACAGCACCTGGATAACGGCTGGCTACAACTATTTTGCGTCGACAGCATGGACGCAGAGAGCTTTTACTGTTTCTGGAGCCCACCGCAAGATCGGATCAAACGACATCTTCAATATGAGCAATACATTCTCGAAGAAGTTTTGCCCTTTACTGAGAAGAAAAACTCCAGCCCTTTTCTGATCTCTCACGGCTGTAGTTTAGGCGCTTACCATGCCGTCAATCTGGCCTTTCGTCATCCACAGTTGTTTTCCAAGGTTGTTGCTTTTAGTGGCCGCTACGACTTGACAATTTCCGTAGGCAGCTTTCGCAGTCTATTGGATGGACACTACGACGACGCAGTTTACTACAACACGCCCAGCCATTTCGTCCCTAACATCACCGATCCAGACTTGCTCGCCCTACTGCGGCGCATGGAGATTACGCTGATCATTGGTGAAGAAGATGCTTTCTTCGAAAACAATCGCCAATTCAGCGACGTTTTGCGGACCAAAGACATTGAACATCAGTTTTATGTTTGGCGCGGCGAGGCTCACAGAGCCCGTTATTGGCGCCAGATGGTCCTGCATTATTTGTGA
- a CDS encoding tetratricopeptide repeat protein: MADPSPLLSFCAIVKNEVQQLAGCLESVRGVADELIVLDTGSTDGTPELAAQLGAQVFHFPWCDDFAIARNQSLSYAKGQWVLVLDADETLLPEFVPTLRTLLAQTDYLAFNLVRQEVGASQSPYSLVSRLFRNRPDVCFSRPYHAMIDDSVAEVLARQPQLKVATVPQVAIAHTGYSRANLQARDKLNFAARLMESYRAKHPQDPYVCSKLGALYVEAGDLERGIDLLDRALAGQPDNPQIQFELHYHRAIAASQQGDWAGAAHHYQQALALPVLEPLKLGAYLNLSSLLHKQGNFQGAIGLCEKALAVDPQFANAYYNLGLALKATGKLVEASRAYQRAIELEPEHANAYQNLGVVLMHRGQLAQAAQVFSRAIELHQAQNRPQAAEQLRQGLQGLGMQLPTH; encoded by the coding sequence ATGGCTGACCCATCTCCCCTTCTCAGCTTCTGCGCCATTGTCAAAAACGAAGTGCAGCAGTTAGCCGGGTGCCTGGAGAGTGTGCGCGGCGTTGCTGATGAATTGATTGTGTTGGACACAGGCTCCACTGATGGCACGCCAGAGCTTGCAGCCCAGCTAGGTGCCCAGGTGTTTCACTTTCCCTGGTGTGATGACTTTGCAATTGCCCGTAATCAATCCTTGAGCTATGCCAAAGGTCAGTGGGTTCTGGTTCTAGATGCCGATGAAACTCTGTTGCCAGAATTTGTGCCAACCCTGCGGACTCTGCTGGCTCAAACAGACTACTTAGCCTTTAATTTAGTCCGGCAGGAAGTGGGAGCTAGTCAATCCCCCTACTCGCTGGTCTCGCGCTTGTTTCGCAACCGTCCCGACGTGTGCTTCTCGCGGCCTTACCACGCCATGATTGATGACTCGGTGGCAGAGGTTCTGGCGCGTCAGCCTCAACTCAAAGTAGCAACCGTGCCTCAAGTCGCCATTGCCCACACTGGTTACAGCCGCGCGAATCTTCAAGCCCGCGACAAGCTGAACTTTGCGGCTCGCTTGATGGAGTCCTATCGAGCCAAACACCCCCAGGATCCCTATGTCTGCAGCAAGCTCGGGGCTTTGTATGTCGAGGCGGGCGACCTGGAGCGGGGCATAGACCTGCTCGATCGTGCCCTGGCTGGGCAACCAGACAACCCCCAGATCCAGTTTGAACTGCATTACCACCGGGCGATTGCCGCCAGCCAGCAAGGCGATTGGGCTGGGGCGGCCCATCACTACCAACAAGCGCTAGCCCTGCCAGTTCTAGAGCCGCTCAAGTTAGGAGCCTATCTGAACCTGAGCAGTCTGCTACACAAGCAGGGAAATTTCCAAGGGGCGATTGGGCTTTGTGAAAAAGCTCTGGCTGTTGACCCGCAATTTGCCAATGCCTACTACAACCTGGGCCTAGCGCTCAAAGCCACAGGCAAACTGGTTGAGGCCAGTCGCGCTTACCAACGGGCGATTGAGCTAGAACCGGAACACGCTAACGCCTATCAAAATCTGGGCGTTGTGTTGATGCATCGGGGACAACTGGCTCAAGCAGCTCAGGTTTTTAGCCGTGCGATAGAACTTCACCAAGCCCAAAACCGACCGCAAGCCGCAGAACAATTGCGCCAGGGATTACAGGGTCTAGGGATGCAATTGCCTACGCATTAA
- a CDS encoding transglycosylase SLT domain-containing protein yields the protein MPRSPEPIANPTIALRNAIIEQESNGHFWIVNSDSGALGIGQVMPENLKAWSEEALGYSISKEEFLKNPQLQTQIIDYKLAQYWQRALRDSGGKPEESVRRVASQWYSGDPNLYESTTPQFYNGQVYPSVANYTLAVLEKYRSQ from the coding sequence TTGCCTCGCAGTCCTGAACCTATTGCTAACCCGACCATTGCATTGCGCAATGCGATCATTGAGCAAGAGAGTAACGGCCATTTTTGGATTGTCAACAGTGACTCTGGCGCACTTGGTATAGGACAGGTCATGCCTGAGAACCTCAAGGCTTGGTCAGAAGAGGCCCTGGGCTACTCCATATCTAAGGAGGAGTTTCTGAAAAATCCTCAACTGCAAACTCAAATCATTGACTACAAGCTCGCTCAGTATTGGCAACGCGCTCTCAGAGATAGCGGTGGTAAACCTGAAGAGAGTGTCCGCAGGGTTGCCTCTCAGTGGTATAGCGGGGATCCGAATCTTTACGAGTCCACGACTCCTCAATTCTACAACGGTCAAGTTTACCCCAGTGTTGCTAACTACACCCTAGCGGTTTTGGAAAAATACCGAAGCCAATAA
- a CDS encoding SGNH/GDSL hydrolase family protein, with amino-acid sequence MDWYEAEVRALEKSLITVPPQPDVVVFYGSSSIRLWDTLASDFKTIPTLNLGFGGSTLAACVHFFERLVVPCKPRSLVFYAGDNDLGDGQPPEAVANSLRALLQKTTQYLGEIPFAFLAIKPSLARWSLIERIRQTNELSQGELAQRKFSYYIDTFQPMLGDDGQPQPELFAADGLHLSPTGYQVWTQVLYEHQQQIF; translated from the coding sequence TTGGATTGGTACGAGGCTGAAGTCAGAGCACTTGAGAAGTCCCTTATTACAGTTCCACCCCAACCGGATGTAGTCGTTTTCTATGGCAGTTCATCGATTCGGCTCTGGGACACCCTGGCTTCTGACTTCAAAACCATCCCAACGCTCAATCTTGGCTTTGGCGGCTCGACTTTAGCAGCCTGTGTTCACTTTTTTGAACGGTTGGTGGTCCCATGCAAGCCGCGTTCGCTGGTGTTCTACGCAGGCGACAATGATTTGGGAGATGGTCAGCCGCCCGAAGCAGTTGCAAACTCGCTGCGCGCTTTACTGCAGAAGACAACTCAATATCTAGGGGAAATTCCATTTGCCTTTCTGGCGATCAAACCCAGCTTGGCCCGTTGGTCCTTAATCGAACGGATCCGGCAAACCAATGAATTGAGTCAGGGGGAGCTGGCTCAACGGAAATTTAGCTATTACATCGACACCTTTCAACCAATGCTCGGAGATGATGGCCAACCACAGCCAGAATTATTTGCGGCAGATGGTTTACATCTGAGCCCTACTGGTTACCAAGTCTGGACACAAGTGCTTTACGAGCATCAACAACAGATTTTTTAA
- a CDS encoding aspartate ammonia-lyase, with product MSYRTERDSMGERQLPDSVYYGIQTLRATENFPISGLKPLPVYIDACALIKKATALVNRDLHCIPDEVGLAIAQAADEVLAGQLRDQFVVDIYQAGAGTSHHMNVNEVLANRALELLGDRKGNYTRISPNDHVNYGQSTNDVIPTAIRIGGLLALNRFLYPALTKLISAFDQKSEEFHDVIRSARTHLQDAVPVRLGENFRAYAQILANHRSRIETAAQDLALLGLGGSAAGTGLNTHPEYCERVAHKLSDLIDRHLRPAPHLMAVMQSMGPFVNLSGALSNLAQDCAKISADLRLLDSGPKTGFKEIQLPPVQPGSSIMPGKYNPVMAEMTSMVCFQVIGYHTTITLAAQAGQLELNVMMPLIAYDLLNGIEILGNALEALATRCVVGIQAERERCRAYAEGSLALVTALNPHIGYLNAADVAKESLATGKSLRQIVLERGLLDEAQLAEVLNLEEMSELHPPRDAYPLS from the coding sequence GTGAGCTATCGCACAGAACGAGACTCGATGGGAGAGCGCCAGCTTCCCGACTCGGTCTACTACGGTATCCAAACGCTGCGGGCTACCGAAAACTTCCCGATCAGTGGTCTCAAGCCTTTGCCTGTCTACATCGACGCTTGTGCCCTAATCAAAAAAGCCACAGCTTTAGTCAACCGGGACCTCCATTGCATTCCTGATGAAGTTGGCCTTGCCATTGCCCAGGCTGCTGATGAGGTCCTGGCTGGGCAGTTGCGCGATCAATTCGTGGTGGATATTTATCAGGCAGGGGCAGGCACCTCGCACCACATGAACGTCAATGAGGTGCTGGCTAACCGTGCCCTGGAACTCCTAGGTGACCGCAAGGGCAACTACACGCGCATCAGCCCCAATGACCACGTCAACTACGGCCAATCCACCAATGACGTTATCCCTACGGCCATTCGGATTGGTGGCCTGCTTGCCCTCAACCGCTTCCTCTACCCAGCTTTGACCAAGCTGATCAGCGCCTTCGATCAGAAGTCCGAGGAATTCCACGACGTCATTCGCTCAGCGCGTACCCACCTTCAGGATGCAGTCCCCGTACGCCTAGGCGAAAACTTCCGGGCTTACGCGCAGATTCTGGCCAACCACCGCAGCCGGATCGAAACTGCCGCTCAGGATTTAGCTCTGCTAGGTCTAGGTGGGAGTGCGGCGGGAACTGGACTCAATACCCACCCTGAGTATTGCGAGCGCGTTGCCCATAAGCTCTCTGATCTGATCGACCGTCATCTGCGTCCTGCGCCACATCTAATGGCTGTCATGCAAAGCATGGGGCCATTCGTGAATCTTTCAGGAGCGCTGAGCAATCTGGCTCAGGACTGCGCCAAAATCTCCGCTGACCTGCGCCTGCTCGATTCAGGGCCGAAAACCGGTTTTAAAGAGATTCAACTACCTCCGGTTCAGCCTGGATCGAGCATTATGCCTGGTAAGTACAACCCGGTCATGGCTGAGATGACCAGCATGGTTTGCTTTCAGGTGATTGGTTACCACACCACGATCACCCTGGCTGCCCAGGCCGGTCAGCTAGAGCTGAATGTGATGATGCCGCTGATTGCCTATGACCTGCTCAACGGCATTGAAATTCTGGGGAACGCGCTAGAGGCCCTAGCAACCCGGTGTGTGGTTGGCATTCAGGCCGAGCGCGAACGGTGCCGAGCCTACGCCGAAGGCAGTCTGGCGCTAGTCACGGCCCTCAATCCTCACATCGGCTACCTCAATGCAGCCGATGTGGCTAAAGAATCCCTGGCTACCGGCAAATCTCTGCGTCAGATTGTCCTCGAACGAGGACTGCTAGATGAAGCTCAGCTGGCTGAGGTGTTGAATTTAGAGGAAATGAGTGAGCTGCATCCACCGCGAGATGCCTATCCGCTATCCTGA
- a CDS encoding sensor histidine kinase KdpD: protein MPCCDAVPAFARSALAQLNALWSIEAFWISQQDRQVHPGQQALADAFPEAVSVINGLLETALQQPGQACTGRLSHYQSGQTHYRDWAVQFQAYGPEATDAAMASCCLELAGWLVTVRDVTDWVAAQTALEEKHTKLMAANKQIWQLNQRSQSFLGGIGHDLKNPISANLMLAKMLTRSSHQADKVEQYAWMIIDNCYQQGLLVDNLQQYAQLQAGAYSLKLQPCNLALSLQHIVATCNPLAAQRQIRIEVQAAANLPLVWADAGALERVLGNLLGNALKFSPDGSTVSIALNTGTLPDDGTGITELHACCCVSDSGPGIEATDLPRIFDRFYRAQSNRVIPGSGIGLAVVRELVELMQGVIAVKSNPGDGSQFSIYLRTAEATTNPALMPQ from the coding sequence ATGCCTTGTTGTGACGCTGTGCCTGCCTTTGCGCGAAGTGCTCTGGCACAATTGAATGCCCTATGGTCAATTGAGGCGTTCTGGATTTCGCAACAAGATAGACAAGTCCATCCAGGCCAACAGGCTTTAGCCGACGCTTTCCCCGAAGCAGTATCCGTCATTAACGGGCTTTTAGAAACCGCTCTGCAACAGCCAGGACAAGCTTGTACAGGAAGGCTGAGCCATTATCAATCTGGTCAGACTCACTACCGCGATTGGGCCGTTCAATTTCAAGCGTATGGGCCTGAGGCAACGGATGCAGCAATGGCTAGTTGTTGCTTGGAGCTTGCAGGGTGGTTAGTGACCGTGCGGGATGTGACCGACTGGGTAGCCGCTCAAACTGCCCTAGAGGAAAAACACACTAAACTGATGGCTGCTAACAAGCAGATTTGGCAGCTCAACCAGCGTTCGCAGTCTTTCTTGGGCGGCATTGGTCACGACCTCAAGAACCCGATTAGTGCCAATTTAATGTTGGCCAAAATGCTCACCCGCAGTAGTCATCAGGCCGATAAGGTCGAGCAGTATGCCTGGATGATTATTGATAACTGCTACCAGCAGGGTTTGCTCGTTGATAACTTGCAGCAGTACGCTCAATTGCAAGCAGGAGCTTATAGCCTTAAGCTTCAGCCCTGCAACTTAGCCCTAAGTTTGCAGCACATTGTCGCCACCTGTAATCCGCTAGCAGCCCAACGCCAGATCCGGATCGAAGTTCAGGCCGCGGCCAATCTGCCGTTAGTTTGGGCCGATGCTGGTGCCTTGGAGCGAGTGCTAGGCAACCTCTTGGGCAACGCCCTAAAGTTTTCGCCAGATGGCAGCACGGTGAGCATTGCCCTCAACACCGGAACCCTACCGGATGATGGCACGGGTATTACCGAATTGCACGCCTGCTGTTGTGTTAGTGATTCTGGACCTGGCATCGAAGCCACTGATCTGCCTCGTATCTTTGACCGCTTTTACCGAGCCCAATCGAACCGAGTCATTCCTGGCAGTGGCATTGGTCTAGCGGTAGTGCGAGAGTTAGTGGAGTTGATGCAGGGAGTCATTGCCGTTAAGAGCAACCCTGGTGACGGTAGCCAGTTTAGTATTTATCTGCGTACTGCGGAAGCAACGACTAACCCTGCCCTGATGCCTCAGTAG